AACTGCTCTATTTCCCGAACGGGCATCTGAGTCAATACCACTCCTTCATCCCGATTGGTTAATGACAAGGTACGAGGAAGCGTCATTGACCCTCTCCATGAACCTGTTGGTGTCTCGTTGGCATATTTCCAGTTACTCATCCAACCCATCATCACTCGACGTCCGTCTTGTTCAGGTACATCTGACCAGGTTACCCCGGCGTAGTTATCCCGACCGTAATCCAGCCACATGATATGATCAGCCGCGTTATCGTTGATAAATGTATTTCCATCGAATTCACCGATAAAATATTGTGTGCGTGAGCCTTCTGGACAAGAAGCGTTGTCTCCAATACTTATAACAAGCACCCATTTGGTACGTCCTGTGTCATCAATTGACAGTTCAAAAAGATCAGGGCATTCCCAAACCCCATCATGCGAGCCTTCTCTGTGACCGAATTCGCCTGTCAGCGACCATTCACGCAAATTTTCTGACCCATAAAACCGAACATGGTCTCCCGCGACAATAGCCATCACCCACCGTTTACTTTCAGGATGCCAGAATACTTTAGGATCGCGGAAATCAACCAGATCAGGCTCAGATAGAACTGGATTCTCCTCATATTTGTGCCAGGTGCGCCCTTTATCGCTGCTATATGCCAAGCTTTGACGCTGCCTCGGCTGACCGGTCTCCGGATATGTATCCGCATGGGTAAAGATGGCAACTAAGCCAGGAGAACCGACAAAAAGTCCGCTGCTATTATTCCAGTCCACCACACAGCAACCGGAGAAAATGGCTCCATGTTCATCTGGGAACAGAGCGATTGGCTCATGCTGCCAATGAATAAGATCTTGGCTTATAGCATGGCCCCAGTGCATCGGCCCCCATTTATTACTGAAGGGATGGTATTGATAAAAGAGGTGATATTCTCCTTCGTAATAAACCAATCCGTTCGGGTCATTGAGCCAATGGGAGGATGGCGAAAAATGATATCCTGGTCTCCAACCATCATTATTGAGCTGTTTATACGAGTCCATCATTTTGTTTATCTCATCTGTTGTTGGCATAGATTGAAGTGCTCCCTTCCGTGTTGTTACGAATGCCCCTCCCGCATTAGCAAATCTCAACATGTCGATCATTTGTTGTTGAGTGAACTGATTCAAGGAGATTCCATATTCCAGTACCTTAAATAGTAAGCAGCCCAGAAAAGCGTCGCCAGCTCCTGTCGTGTCGATAGCCTTCACTGGTAAACCCGGAACATACCCATCATGAGCAGTCAATCGGTAATAGCAGCCTTTATCGGCCAACGTGACAACAACCAAAGCGATGCCGTATTGTTGTTGCAGTTCTTGTGCTCCTTTTTCTATATCTGTTAAATCCGTAATAAAGGAGAGCTCTTCCTCTGAAATTTTCAGAATGTCTGCATATTTCATGCCCCAAAGAATACTCTCTTTCGCTGCATCTTTCGTCTCCCATAGCGCAAACCGGATGTTCGGGTCAAAAGAAATCAGGGCTCCAGCTTCTTTAGCCTTAATTACTGCCGCTCTTGTTGCCGAACTTGCCGGCTCATGAGTCATTGACAACGATCCAAAATGCAGTAACCGGCAGGATTCAATCCGATCTAGAGGGATATCTTGCGGGCACAAAAAGGTATCCGCTCCTGGCTTCCGGTAAAAGCTGAACGATCGGTCTCCGTCATTATTCAAATGGACAAATGCGAGCGTTGTATTAGCTTCATTAGTAGAAGAAATACCTGACACATCAACCCCACTGCTCAGCAAAGTGTCGCGCAGCAATGAACCGAAACGATCTTGTCCAACCTTACTAATTAATGCAGTTTTGGTTCCCAATCGAGAGAGAGCCACGGCTACGTTAGCTGGAGCTCCTCCAGGATTGCACTCAAACTGCTCGTTTCCTCCCTCTGTAAGACCAGCAGGAGTAAAGTCTATTAACACTTCCCCAATGGCTATTGCATCAAGCACAGTTTCTCTCCACCCATCATCTAATTAATTATTGTTATTGTTTAAATTTGCATTGTAACGATCCAACGCATTTTGGTAGATTTCCATCAGTTCATTGAGTCCCATCTTCTCAAGAGTCTCTACATAACGATCCCACTGTTCATCTATACCGCCATCAACAATAAATTTTCCTCGCTCTGTATTCACATATTTAATGAGTTCCGTCTCAATCTTATTGATATTATCCAGCTCTTCAGGCTCAAAGAAGATGCTTGGATAGTTTTCCTTTTCCATGTAAGGATCGTAATATTTCTCCAAATCTTTAGCACGCTGCTGGGCCCGAGGCTCCATATCCACCACTTTTCCGAAGTCTTCGTTCGTAATAACGCCTGGACCCCCTGTTCCAGGAGCGACTTTTTGACGGAATTCGCCTGCTGAGGTTCCATCAGGAAGAGGTAAATTGACTAATTTTCCGTTCTCGTCCTTTTCAAACACGACATCCAGCGGTCCCCAGTGAATTTGCGCTGCCATGTAGGGTTCATACTGCTGATCGATCCAACGCATCGTAATCTCAGGGTTTTGATTTTCTTTTGTGATTACAAATGCACCACGACCCGGACCTCCTCCGTTGCTTCGTCCAATAGTTTGGGATCCATCTGGCCCGATTAGAGGAGCTAACAGCTCATAATCTTGAGCCCGTTCAGGCCCCACAACTTCCTCTTTTTCCCACCAAATATAAGAGCCCAGTGTTTCATCTGTTGTTTTACCCTTGGCGAGATATTGTGCTGCATCCTGAGTAAAGGATTCGGGGTCAATCAATCCTTGCTTATACCATTTTTCATGAAAATATTTGAGAGCTTCCTTGTATTCGGGCTGAGTAGCTGTAAAAATAACTTTCCCATCACGGACGATCCGGTGTTCCAAGTTATCCGGAAGCCCAAATGCTCCGAACATTCCTGCAATGTCCATACACCATTGCATATGCATGAAGCTTAACGGTATCTCATCGGCTTTGTCGTTTCCGTTCGGATCTTGTGTTTTAAATGCAACGAGGGCCTCCGTATATTCATCCAACGTCTTTGGCATGTTGAGGCCTAATTTGTCGAGCCATTTTTTGTTGATAATATGGAAGAAAGGGTTCGTTCCAAGGTTATTTTCTTCCCATGAAGGAAGACCATAAATATGTCCGTCCGGTGCTGTGATCGATGTTTTAATATCTGGTCTTCGATCTAAGAGCGCTTTCAAATTAGGAGCGTATTGCTCAATTAATTCTTCTAAAGGTATGATGGTTCCGTCTTCACCGTAATTAATTAATTCATAATCCGAAAATCCGGCTCCATAGAACGCATCTGGTAGATTGCCGCTGGCCAGCAGCAAATTTTTCTTCTCTGCAAAGTCAGTATCCGGAATGTTCTCCCATTCGATGTTAACGTTAGTTTCTTCTTCCAGACGTTTGAAGATTTCCATCTCCGAATATTCTGGTGCTAACGCAGCTTTTGGGGATACCATTTTTAACGATATCGTTTCTTCGACAATCGGAAGACCCGTCTTGTTGAAGTCGACAGCTTGTTCGGTATTGTTTGAATCGCCACTGCCTCCAGAGCATCCACTTATTACAATCGCTCCAGAAAGTAATAGAATCCCCGTAC
This sequence is a window from Paenibacillus urinalis. Protein-coding genes within it:
- a CDS encoding PfkB family carbohydrate kinase — its product is MLDAIAIGEVLIDFTPAGLTEGGNEQFECNPGGAPANVAVALSRLGTKTALISKVGQDRFGSLLRDTLLSSGVDVSGISSTNEANTTLAFVHLNNDGDRSFSFYRKPGADTFLCPQDIPLDRIESCRLLHFGSLSMTHEPASSATRAAVIKAKEAGALISFDPNIRFALWETKDAAKESILWGMKYADILKISEEELSFITDLTDIEKGAQELQQQYGIALVVVTLADKGCYYRLTAHDGYVPGLPVKAIDTTGAGDAFLGCLLFKVLEYGISLNQFTQQQMIDMLRFANAGGAFVTTRKGALQSMPTTDEINKMMDSYKQLNNDGWRPGYHFSPSSHWLNDPNGLVYYEGEYHLFYQYHPFSNKWGPMHWGHAISQDLIHWQHEPIALFPDEHGAIFSGCCVVDWNNSSGLFVGSPGLVAIFTHADTYPETGQPRQRQSLAYSSDKGRTWHKYEENPVLSEPDLVDFRDPKVFWHPESKRWVMAIVAGDHVRFYGSENLREWSLTGEFGHREGSHDGVWECPDLFELSIDDTGRTKWVLVISIGDNASCPEGSRTQYFIGEFDGNTFINDNAADHIMWLDYGRDNYAGVTWSDVPEQDGRRVMMGWMSNWKYANETPTGSWRGSMTLPRTLSLTNRDEGVVLTQMPVREIEQLRKRSMSWSEVMINPEIPFSQKMSDNLLEIEADIDISSSDEVHITLKSSEDSETVIGYDPVRQWLYIDRSKSGLTDFHSSFPCHHGASMIPDNGKIKLHIWLDRNAVEVYGNEGLVVLTDQIFPKSSINMISINSRSGQLLLNSLHIHALQSIHDSERKPEQLSRRRDG
- a CDS encoding ABC transporter substrate-binding protein, with the translated sequence MKFVFKSTGILLLSGAIVISGCSGGSGDSNNTEQAVDFNKTGLPIVEETISLKMVSPKAALAPEYSEMEIFKRLEEETNVNIEWENIPDTDFAEKKNLLLASGNLPDAFYGAGFSDYELINYGEDGTIIPLEELIEQYAPNLKALLDRRPDIKTSITAPDGHIYGLPSWEENNLGTNPFFHIINKKWLDKLGLNMPKTLDEYTEALVAFKTQDPNGNDKADEIPLSFMHMQWCMDIAGMFGAFGLPDNLEHRIVRDGKVIFTATQPEYKEALKYFHEKWYKQGLIDPESFTQDAAQYLAKGKTTDETLGSYIWWEKEEVVGPERAQDYELLAPLIGPDGSQTIGRSNGGGPGRGAFVITKENQNPEITMRWIDQQYEPYMAAQIHWGPLDVVFEKDENGKLVNLPLPDGTSAGEFRQKVAPGTGGPGVITNEDFGKVVDMEPRAQQRAKDLEKYYDPYMEKENYPSIFFEPEELDNINKIETELIKYVNTERGKFIVDGGIDEQWDRYVETLEKMGLNELMEIYQNALDRYNANLNNNNN